A genomic region of bacterium contains the following coding sequences:
- a CDS encoding glycosyltransferase family 39 protein: MNLHKEKQSILLLSFIILIAFVLRIWEFNFGLPSLFHYDERLFPVDAFYRLSHKGQASPTYHFYAYGDLIPNILAVFYGIYYLILKFIKIVYTPFDFLVLYARDPSSVYLIGRMLFVLSSSISVFVLYLIGKRLYNKTVGLLSAFFFTFSFLAVQQAKFMKEDALGILMMLISVYFCFSQKDEEDVNGRIKRKKYILTGIFAGLAIAARFTLVIYLITPAIVFLMEKKILFTNRIKNCLTFILCSVTTFLALTPSAIFSFDKFTNTIFGLGTRFSVSRSVSIQPNWLIYLTEHIKNGIGMPLEIVGILGILYSLYKKENVSFIVFIILFWGAILNLGTCPWYAIAIIPFIVFFAAKFIYEISIIICKKKPKTRHFFIAVVSILVVIPPLLNVLKYNYLISCPDTRNLAKEFIEKTIPPESKIVSEGMEYFDQTSIVGVPLHKSNKQFKEQFERASKQNVNGIFLLAMIKGQKDPRYILENVSVLEKPPYIGGYVTTVKIYTQNEVDYLITTSWVRGREEGDTMPDEFRKSFEKDRIFIKEFVPNPVFKWDYYCFKVDYNALSKVSIFDKNITGGPIIRIYKLKKPLESVELRE; the protein is encoded by the coding sequence ATGAATCTCCATAAAGAAAAACAAAGTATATTACTGCTCTCATTTATTATTTTAATAGCTTTTGTTTTAAGAATATGGGAATTTAATTTTGGTTTACCAAGTTTATTCCACTATGATGAAAGACTTTTCCCTGTAGATGCTTTTTATAGGTTGTCTCATAAAGGACAAGCTTCCCCTACTTATCATTTTTATGCTTATGGCGATTTAATTCCTAATATACTTGCCGTATTCTATGGTATATATTATTTAATCTTAAAATTTATAAAAATAGTTTATACTCCTTTTGATTTTCTGGTACTTTATGCAAGAGACCCATCAAGTGTATATCTGATTGGCAGAATGCTATTTGTTCTTTCATCAAGCATTAGTGTTTTTGTTCTATATTTAATAGGAAAGAGACTTTACAATAAAACAGTAGGACTCCTCTCTGCTTTTTTCTTTACGTTTAGCTTTTTAGCTGTTCAACAGGCAAAATTTATGAAGGAGGATGCTTTAGGAATTTTAATGATGTTGATTTCAGTTTATTTTTGCTTTTCCCAAAAAGATGAAGAGGATGTTAATGGACGAATAAAACGTAAAAAGTATATTCTTACAGGTATATTTGCCGGTCTTGCAATAGCGGCAAGATTCACTTTGGTTATTTATTTAATTACTCCTGCAATCGTTTTTCTTATGGAGAAAAAAATATTATTTACTAATAGAATTAAAAATTGCTTAACCTTTATCCTGTGCAGTGTAACTACATTCTTGGCGTTAACGCCTTCGGCAATATTTAGTTTTGATAAGTTTACGAATACAATATTTGGTCTTGGAACTCGATTTAGTGTGTCAAGAAGTGTAAGTATACAACCTAATTGGTTAATTTATTTGACAGAGCATATAAAAAATGGAATTGGAATGCCATTAGAAATAGTTGGAATTTTAGGAATATTATATTCATTATATAAAAAAGAGAATGTTAGTTTTATTGTATTCATAATTCTTTTTTGGGGTGCCATTTTAAATCTTGGGACTTGTCCATGGTATGCAATTGCTATAATTCCTTTTATTGTTTTCTTTGCGGCTAAGTTTATATATGAGATTAGTATCATAATTTGTAAAAAGAAACCAAAAACGAGACATTTTTTTATTGCTGTTGTAAGTATATTAGTCGTAATTCCGCCGTTATTGAATGTATTAAAATATAATTATTTGATAAGCTGCCCGGATACAAGAAATTTAGCTAAAGAATTTATTGAAAAAACAATCCCTCCTGAGAGCAAGATAGTGTCTGAAGGAATGGAATATTTTGACCAAACTTCCATTGTGGGAGTTCCTTTACATAAAAGCAATAAACAATTCAAGGAACAATTTGAGAGAGCAAGCAAACAAAATGTAAACGGAATCTTTTTACTTGCAATGATTAAAGGGCAGAAAGACCCTAGGTATATATTGGAAAATGTTTCTGTTTTAGAAAAACCCCCTTATATTGGTGGATATGTTACTACCGTGAAGATTTATACTCAAAACGAAGTGGATTATTTAATCACAACCAGCTGGGTTAGAGGAAGAGAAGAAGGAGATACGATGCCGGATGAATTTAGAAAGTCTTTTGAAAAAGACCGTATATTTATAAAAGAATTTGTTCCTAATCCTGTTTTTAAATGGGATTATTATTGTTTTAAAGTAGATTATAATGCTCTTTCAAAAGTCTCGAT